In Mus musculus strain C57BL/6J chromosome 1, GRCm38.p6 C57BL/6J, a single genomic region encodes these proteins:
- the Lyg2 gene encoding lysozyme g-like protein 2 precursor — protein MVPSVVFWGLIALVGTAKGSYTHSVHSMNPHVHPRLYHGCYGDIMTMETFGAPCDINNLMNCGIHGSEMFAEMDLKAIKPYRILIKEVGQRHCIDPALIAAIISRESHGGAVLQNGWDHKGQRFGLMQLDKNMYHPIGSWDSKEHLLQSVGILTERIKAMKRKFPTWNTAQQLKGGLTAFKSGMETIVTPADIDGDLVDDVLARAKFYKRHGF, from the exons ATGGTGCCCTCGGTGGTGTTCTGGGGACTTATTGCTCTCGTTG GCACTGCCAAGGGCTCATATACTCACTCTGTGCACTCCATGAACCCTCATGTGCACCCTCGTCTGTACCATGGCTGCTATGGGGACATCATGACCATGGAGACTTTTGGGGCCCCCTGCGACATAAATAATCTGATGAACTGTG GGATCCACGGTTCGGAAATGTTTGCCGAGATGGATTTGAAAGCCATAAAACCTTACCGGATCCTCATCAAAGAAGTGGGGCAGAGACACTGTATTGACCCAGCCCTCATCGCTGCCATCATCTCCAGGGAAAGCCACGGCGGGGCTGTCCTGCAAAATGGCTGGGACCATAAGGGGCAGAGGTTTGGCTTGATGCAG CTTGATAAAAATATGTACCATCCTATTGGTTCCTGGGATAGCAAGGAACACCTTCTACAGTCTGTTGGGATTCTAACAGAAAGAATTAAGGCAATGAAGAGGAAATTTCCCACCTGGAATACAGCTCAGCAGCTGAAAG GTGGTCTGACTGCTTTTAAGTCGGGGATGGAAACTATTGTCACTCCTGCAGACATAGACGGTGACTTAGTGGATGATGTCCTTGCCCGGGCCAAATTCTATAAGAGACATGGCTTCTAG